From the genome of bacterium:
CTACCATGTTATTATCAGTCTTGGTAGCCGCAGGCTTTAGCCTGCGAATATGGACGCTCCGATGCATGGGAGCGGCTACATTGAATAGGAGAAGGAGAAAAGGAATGCCAATTTCTGGCACGGGCATAGATATAGTTGAAATCAGTAGAATTAAGAAGTTAATGGAAAAAGATGAGCGGTTGAAGGGCCGCGTATTTACTAAGAACGAAATCAGGTATTGTGAGAAGAAGAGGAAAAAGTATCACCACTATGCAGTTCGCTTTGCTGCCAAGGAAGCTGTTTGGAAGGCGCTGGGAAAAGGAGGTGTGGGTTTTAAAAATATAGAGATTAGAAACAGGTCGAATGGTCAGCCGCAGGTTTATCTGAAAGGTAAGAGGCTGGACCCTTTAAAAATTTTGGTTAGTCTAACCCACTCTCGTGACTATGCGGTTGCCCAGGCGATAGTGGTTGAATAGGGGAAGGCGGGCTCAATAAATTGAGCCCCTACATATTGTAGGGGTTCGATTCATCG
Proteins encoded in this window:
- the acpS gene encoding holo-ACP synthase, translating into MPISGTGIDIVEISRIKKLMEKDERLKGRVFTKNEIRYCEKKRKKYHHYAVRFAAKEAVWKALGKGGVGFKNIEIRNRSNGQPQVYLKGKRLDPLKILVSLTHSRDYAVAQAIVVE